Proteins from a genomic interval of Stigmatopora nigra isolate UIUO_SnigA chromosome 19, RoL_Snig_1.1, whole genome shotgun sequence:
- the tcerg1b gene encoding transcription elongation regulator 1 isoform X4 produces MADQADSEAIGFNDNRMAQQAVRFHGPVPVPATGPAPAPAATTVPAPTQTPVLRGPPPLLRPPPPPFGMMRGPPPPRPPFPRPPFDPSMPPIPPPGGMPPPMGPPHMQRPPFLPPPMGNLPPPPGMLFPPGMPPVQTSATPVPAPTPTPSINPTEEIWVENKTPEGKTYYYNARTRESAWTKPEGVKIIQQAELNPLLVSGAGTVTGASVGATTATNSISINTTPSTAVSPVTTPTIAPSSTPSHTLISSPDSTITTLAPTVTNTATVVAELAPAASSSVSPVTVVTVSTVPSPVTAVQTVPLLTATLPHSVAQPTAAIPAFPPVMVPPFRVPLPGMHIPLPGVAMMQIVGAPCVKAGPGANGILPGMGPPLVSMMHPQLTLSAAPATSMAATLQLPEWSEYKTVDGKTYYYNNRTLESTWEKPQAVLEREKEMEKAKERLAMEEAEAMEMEEEESKMITINNDKHERKEEEMTEEERAAQKARPVATNPIPGTPWCVVWTGDERVFFYNPTTRLSMWDRPEELLGRTDVDKHIQEPPHKRGLDDAKRTAFNREESELSLASDDAHNDEPSKAKKRKKDDTNEPDSEKEAVMEAELRAARERAVVPLESRMTQFKDMLLERGVSAFSTWDKELHKIVFDPRYLLLNPKERKQVFDQYVKTRAEEERKEKKNKLMQAKDDFRKMMEEVKLTARTTFSEFAVKNGRDPRFKSIDKMKDREAIFVEHMTFMKKRDKEDSKSRGDKVRQDFFEMLSDQHVEGGQRWSKVKERMETDPRYKAVETSALREDYFKQYLDKLAKNLDLEKERELERQARIEASLREREREVQKARSEQTKEIDREREQHKREEAIQHFKALMSDMVRSSDATWSDTRRNLRKDHRWESSSLLEREEKEKLFNDHVEALAKKKKEHFRQLLDETTMVNITLTTTWKEVKKIIKEDPRCIKFSSSDRKRQREFEDYIKDKYITAKADFRTLLKETKFITYKSRKFIQESEQHLKDVEKILQNDKRYLVLDCVPDERRKLIMFYIEDLDRRGPPPPPTASEPTRRSTK; encoded by the exons ATGGCGGACCAAGCGGACAGCGAAGCAATCGGATTCAACGACAACAG AATGGCCCAGCAGGCCGTGCGGTTCCATGGACCCGTCCCGGTGCCCGCCACCGGCCCTGCTCCCGCCCCTGCCGCCACCACAGTGCCAGCTCCCACCCAGACGCCTGTGCTGCGTGGCCCTCCGCCTCTCCTCaggccgccaccgccaccctTCGGAATGATGAGAGGACCACCACCGCCTCGCCCCCCATTCCCGCGGCCGCCCTTTGACCCCAGCATGCCCCCCATCCCGCCACCGGGAGGCATGCCGCCCCCTATGGGCCCGCCCCACATGCAG AGACCCCCTTTCCTCCCCCCTCCAATGGGCAATCTACCACCACCTCCAGGGATGCTTTTTCCTCCTGGTATGCCTCCAGTTCAAACTTCAGCAACCCCTGTCCCCGCCCCTACCCCTACCCCCTCCATCAATCCGACCGAGGAGATCTGGGTAGAAAACAAAACGCCGGAAGGCAAGACGTACTACTACAATGCTCGGACTAGAGAGTCGGCGTGGACAAAACCGGAGGGAGTGAAAATCATTCAACAGGCGGAGCTCAACCCTTTACTAGTGTCCGGGGCCGGCACGGTGACTGGCGCCAGCGTGGGCGCCACCACGGCCACCAACTCTATCAGCATCAACACGACGCCAAGCACAGCTGTCTCGCCCGTCACCACCCCCACCATCGCCCCCTCCAGCACCCCGTCGCACACGCTCATCTCCAGTCCAGACTCCACCATCACAACCTTGGCGCCCACTGTGACTAATACAG CCACAGTTGTGGCAGAGCTCGCTCCCGCCGCCAGTTCTTCGGTGTCGCCGGTGACCGTGGTGACGGTGTCCACAGTGCCGTCCCCCGTCACGGCGGTGCAGACCGTCCCTCTGCTGACCGCCACTCTGCCTCATAGCGTGGCCCAGCCCACTGCCGCGATCCCCGCCTTCCCGCCCGTCATGGTGCCGCCCTTCCGGGTGCCCTTACCGGGCATGCACATCCCCCTACCAG GTGTAGCAATGATGCAGATAGTTGGCGCTCCCTGTGTAAAGGCGGGCCCCGGTGCCAACG GAATTTTGCCTGGCATGGGCCCGCCTTTGGTGTCCATGATGCACCCTCAGTTGACGTTGTCGGCGGCACCCGCCACCTCCATGGCCGCCACGCTGCAGCTGCCCGAGTGGTCCGAATACAAAACGGTGGATGGCAAGACCTACTACTACAATAACCGCACCCTAGAATCCACCTGGGAGAAGCCGCAGGCCGTGCTGGAACGAG aaaaagaaatggaaaaggCCAAGGAGCGACTGGCGATGGAAGAGGCGGAAGCTATGGAgatggaagaggaggagagcaAAATGATCACTATAAATAATGACAAACAC GAgcgcaaagaagaagaaatgacCGAAGAAGAGAGAGCGGCCCAGAAAGCTCGTCCGGTAGCCACCAACCCAATCCCGGGGACGCCGTG GTGCGTGGTGTGGACGGGCGACGAGCGCGTCTTCTTCTACAACCCCACCACCCGACTATCCATGTGGGACCGACCCGAGGAGCTGTTGGGTCGCACCGACGTGGACAAGCACATCCAGGAGCCCCCACATAAGCGAGGCCTCGATGACGCCAAAAGGACAG CTTTTAACAGGGAGGAGTCTGAGTTGAGCCTTGCTTCAGACGATGCGCACAATGATGAGCCCTCCAAAGCCAAGAAGAGAAA GAAGGATGACACCAATGAGCCGGACTCTGAGAAGGAAGCGGTGATGGAGGCGGAGCTTCGAGCGGCCCGAGAGAGAGCCGTGGTGCCCCTCGAGTCCAGGATGACGCAATTCAAAGACATGCTCCTAGAAAGAGGG GTGTCTGCATTCTCCACGTGGGACAAAGAGCTTCACAAGATTGTCTTTGACCCTCGTTACCTACTGCTGAACCCCAAAGAGCGGAAGCAG GTGTTCGACCAATACGTGAAGACGAGAGCAGAGGAGGAGCggaaagagaagaagaacaagTTAATGCAGGCCAAAGACGACTTCAGGAAGATGATGGAAGAGGTCAAGCTGACGGCCAG GACTACCTTCAGTGAGTTTGCCGTCAAAAACGGCAGAGACCCTCGATTCAAAAGCATCGACAAGATGAAAGACAGGGAAGCCATTTTTGTCGAACACATGACGTTCATGAAAAAGCGAGACAAGGAGGACTCCAAGTCCAGAGGGGATAAG GTGAGGCAGGACTTTTTTGAGATGTTGAGCGACCAGCACGTAGAAGGAGGACAACGCTGGAGCAAAGTCAAGGAGAGAATGGAGACGGACCCCCGTTACAAGGCCGTGGAgacctccgccctcagggaggaTTACTTCAAGCAATACTTGGACAAGCTCGCCAAG AACCTCGACTTGGAGAAGGAGCGCGAGTTGGAGCGCCAGGCTCGCATCGAGGCCAGCCTGCGGGAACGTGAGCGTGAGGTCCAGAAGGCCCGATCGGAACAGACCAAAGAGATTGACCGAGAGAGGGAGCAGCACAAGCGTGAAGAAGCCATCCAGCATTTCAAGGCACTCATGTCCGACATG GTGCGGTCGTCGGACGCCACGTGGTCGGACACGCGGCGTAACCTTCGCAAAGACCATCGCTGGGAGTCGTCGTCACTATTGGAGCgcgaggagaaggagaaacttttcaATGATCACGTGGAGGCGCTggccaagaagaaaaaggagCACTTCAGGCAGCTCCTAGACGAGACCACCATGGTAAAT atcacGCTAACCACCACGTGGAAAGAAGTCAAGAAGATCATCAAGGAGGACCCCCGATGTATCAAGTTCTCATCTAGTGACAGA AAGCGACAACGTGAATTTGAAGACTACATCAAAGATAAATACATCACAGCCAAAGCCGACTTCAGAACTCTACTGAAGGAGACAAAGTTCATCACATACAA GTCTCGCAAGTTCATCCAGGAGTCGGAACAGCACCTGAAGGACGTGGAGAAGATCCTACAGAACGATAAGCGCTACCTGGTGCTGGATTGCGTCCCCGACGAACGCCGCAAACTCATCATGTTCTACATTGAGGACCTAGACCGGCGTGGGCCTCCTCCGCCGCCTACCGCCTCGGAGCCTACGCGTCGCTCTACCAAGTGA
- the tcerg1b gene encoding transcription elongation regulator 1 isoform X5 yields MADQADSEAIGFNDNRMAQQAVRFHGPVPVPATGPAPAPAATTVPAPTQTPVLRGPPPLLRPPPPPFGMMRGPPPPRPPFPRPPFDPSMPPIPPPGGMPPPMGPPHMQRPPFLPPPMGNLPPPPGMLFPPGMPPVQTSATPVPAPTPTPSINPTEEIWVENKTPEGKTYYYNARTRESAWTKPEGVKIIQQAELNPLLVSGAGTVTGASVGATTATNSISINTTPSTAVSPVTTPTIAPSSTPSHTLISSPDSTITTLAPTVTNTATVVAELAPAASSSVSPVTVVTVSTVPSPVTAVQTVPLLTATLPHSVAQPTAAIPAFPPVMVPPFRVPLPGMHIPLPGILPGMGPPLVSMMHPQLTLSAAPATSMAATLQLPEWSEYKTVDGKTYYYNNRTLESTWEKPQAVLEREKEMEKAKERLAMEEAEAMEMEEEESKMITINNDKHVRQERKEEEMTEEERAAQKARPVATNPIPGTPWCVVWTGDERVFFYNPTTRLSMWDRPEELLGRTDVDKHIQEPPHKRGLDDAKRTAFNREESELSLASDDAHNDEPSKAKKRKKDDTNEPDSEKEAVMEAELRAARERAVVPLESRMTQFKDMLLERGVSAFSTWDKELHKIVFDPRYLLLNPKERKQVFDQYVKTRAEEERKEKKNKLMQAKDDFRKMMEEVKLTARTTFSEFAVKNGRDPRFKSIDKMKDREAIFVEHMTFMKKRDKEDSKSRGDKVRQDFFEMLSDQHVEGGQRWSKVKERMETDPRYKAVETSALREDYFKQYLDKLAKNLDLEKERELERQARIEASLREREREVQKARSEQTKEIDREREQHKREEAIQHFKALMSDMVRSSDATWSDTRRNLRKDHRWESSSLLEREEKEKLFNDHVEALAKKKKEHFRQLLDETTMITLTTTWKEVKKIIKEDPRCIKFSSSDRKRQREFEDYIKDKYITAKADFRTLLKETKFITYKSRKFIQESEQHLKDVEKILQNDKRYLVLDCVPDERRKLIMFYIEDLDRRGPPPPPTASEPTRRSTK; encoded by the exons ATGGCGGACCAAGCGGACAGCGAAGCAATCGGATTCAACGACAACAG AATGGCCCAGCAGGCCGTGCGGTTCCATGGACCCGTCCCGGTGCCCGCCACCGGCCCTGCTCCCGCCCCTGCCGCCACCACAGTGCCAGCTCCCACCCAGACGCCTGTGCTGCGTGGCCCTCCGCCTCTCCTCaggccgccaccgccaccctTCGGAATGATGAGAGGACCACCACCGCCTCGCCCCCCATTCCCGCGGCCGCCCTTTGACCCCAGCATGCCCCCCATCCCGCCACCGGGAGGCATGCCGCCCCCTATGGGCCCGCCCCACATGCAG AGACCCCCTTTCCTCCCCCCTCCAATGGGCAATCTACCACCACCTCCAGGGATGCTTTTTCCTCCTGGTATGCCTCCAGTTCAAACTTCAGCAACCCCTGTCCCCGCCCCTACCCCTACCCCCTCCATCAATCCGACCGAGGAGATCTGGGTAGAAAACAAAACGCCGGAAGGCAAGACGTACTACTACAATGCTCGGACTAGAGAGTCGGCGTGGACAAAACCGGAGGGAGTGAAAATCATTCAACAGGCGGAGCTCAACCCTTTACTAGTGTCCGGGGCCGGCACGGTGACTGGCGCCAGCGTGGGCGCCACCACGGCCACCAACTCTATCAGCATCAACACGACGCCAAGCACAGCTGTCTCGCCCGTCACCACCCCCACCATCGCCCCCTCCAGCACCCCGTCGCACACGCTCATCTCCAGTCCAGACTCCACCATCACAACCTTGGCGCCCACTGTGACTAATACAG CCACAGTTGTGGCAGAGCTCGCTCCCGCCGCCAGTTCTTCGGTGTCGCCGGTGACCGTGGTGACGGTGTCCACAGTGCCGTCCCCCGTCACGGCGGTGCAGACCGTCCCTCTGCTGACCGCCACTCTGCCTCATAGCGTGGCCCAGCCCACTGCCGCGATCCCCGCCTTCCCGCCCGTCATGGTGCCGCCCTTCCGGGTGCCCTTACCGGGCATGCACATCCCCCTACCAG GAATTTTGCCTGGCATGGGCCCGCCTTTGGTGTCCATGATGCACCCTCAGTTGACGTTGTCGGCGGCACCCGCCACCTCCATGGCCGCCACGCTGCAGCTGCCCGAGTGGTCCGAATACAAAACGGTGGATGGCAAGACCTACTACTACAATAACCGCACCCTAGAATCCACCTGGGAGAAGCCGCAGGCCGTGCTGGAACGAG aaaaagaaatggaaaaggCCAAGGAGCGACTGGCGATGGAAGAGGCGGAAGCTATGGAgatggaagaggaggagagcaAAATGATCACTATAAATAATGACAAACACGTAAGACAG GAgcgcaaagaagaagaaatgacCGAAGAAGAGAGAGCGGCCCAGAAAGCTCGTCCGGTAGCCACCAACCCAATCCCGGGGACGCCGTG GTGCGTGGTGTGGACGGGCGACGAGCGCGTCTTCTTCTACAACCCCACCACCCGACTATCCATGTGGGACCGACCCGAGGAGCTGTTGGGTCGCACCGACGTGGACAAGCACATCCAGGAGCCCCCACATAAGCGAGGCCTCGATGACGCCAAAAGGACAG CTTTTAACAGGGAGGAGTCTGAGTTGAGCCTTGCTTCAGACGATGCGCACAATGATGAGCCCTCCAAAGCCAAGAAGAGAAA GAAGGATGACACCAATGAGCCGGACTCTGAGAAGGAAGCGGTGATGGAGGCGGAGCTTCGAGCGGCCCGAGAGAGAGCCGTGGTGCCCCTCGAGTCCAGGATGACGCAATTCAAAGACATGCTCCTAGAAAGAGGG GTGTCTGCATTCTCCACGTGGGACAAAGAGCTTCACAAGATTGTCTTTGACCCTCGTTACCTACTGCTGAACCCCAAAGAGCGGAAGCAG GTGTTCGACCAATACGTGAAGACGAGAGCAGAGGAGGAGCggaaagagaagaagaacaagTTAATGCAGGCCAAAGACGACTTCAGGAAGATGATGGAAGAGGTCAAGCTGACGGCCAG GACTACCTTCAGTGAGTTTGCCGTCAAAAACGGCAGAGACCCTCGATTCAAAAGCATCGACAAGATGAAAGACAGGGAAGCCATTTTTGTCGAACACATGACGTTCATGAAAAAGCGAGACAAGGAGGACTCCAAGTCCAGAGGGGATAAG GTGAGGCAGGACTTTTTTGAGATGTTGAGCGACCAGCACGTAGAAGGAGGACAACGCTGGAGCAAAGTCAAGGAGAGAATGGAGACGGACCCCCGTTACAAGGCCGTGGAgacctccgccctcagggaggaTTACTTCAAGCAATACTTGGACAAGCTCGCCAAG AACCTCGACTTGGAGAAGGAGCGCGAGTTGGAGCGCCAGGCTCGCATCGAGGCCAGCCTGCGGGAACGTGAGCGTGAGGTCCAGAAGGCCCGATCGGAACAGACCAAAGAGATTGACCGAGAGAGGGAGCAGCACAAGCGTGAAGAAGCCATCCAGCATTTCAAGGCACTCATGTCCGACATG GTGCGGTCGTCGGACGCCACGTGGTCGGACACGCGGCGTAACCTTCGCAAAGACCATCGCTGGGAGTCGTCGTCACTATTGGAGCgcgaggagaaggagaaacttttcaATGATCACGTGGAGGCGCTggccaagaagaaaaaggagCACTTCAGGCAGCTCCTAGACGAGACCACCATG atcacGCTAACCACCACGTGGAAAGAAGTCAAGAAGATCATCAAGGAGGACCCCCGATGTATCAAGTTCTCATCTAGTGACAGA AAGCGACAACGTGAATTTGAAGACTACATCAAAGATAAATACATCACAGCCAAAGCCGACTTCAGAACTCTACTGAAGGAGACAAAGTTCATCACATACAA GTCTCGCAAGTTCATCCAGGAGTCGGAACAGCACCTGAAGGACGTGGAGAAGATCCTACAGAACGATAAGCGCTACCTGGTGCTGGATTGCGTCCCCGACGAACGCCGCAAACTCATCATGTTCTACATTGAGGACCTAGACCGGCGTGGGCCTCCTCCGCCGCCTACCGCCTCGGAGCCTACGCGTCGCTCTACCAAGTGA